A segment of the Desulfomicrobium escambiense DSM 10707 genome:
ATGAGCACGTCCAGGTATGCAGAGGTCGGCAGCAGCCCGAAAAGGTAGACGCAGGTCCCGGCCAAAAGAAAGCCGAGCAGGCGTTCCAGGTGCGCGGTCCAGGCTCCGGGCCTGGGCAGGAAACGGTACAGACCGGGCATGAGGGCCATGGCCAGGTAGGGCGATGCCATGCCGAGGCCGATGCAGCTCAGGACCAGGGCGATGATTTTCGGCGGCTGGATGAGGGCCCAGGCCAGGACCCCGCCCAGGAACGGCCCGCTGCAGGGCGTGGCCAGGACGGTGGCCAGAATGCCGGTAGTGAATGATTCGAGCCGGGGGTGGTGTTTGACCCCGGCGGATTTGCCCTTGAGGTCGATGAGGGGCAGGTCGTAGACGCCGAAAAGGCTCAGAGAAAGGGCGAAGACGACGGCCGTCAGGGTGATGATGGCCGAGGGCTGCTGGAATATCTGCCCCCAGGCGATGCCCGTGGCGGCAATGATGCCGGCCAGGATCAGGAAGTAGAGCATCATGCCCAGGGCGAAGAAGAGGTTGTGGGCGCGGAAGGCCTGCCGCTGCTGCATGGGCATGCCGGACGCCGCCGGGATGAAGGAGCGCAGCTTCAGGGTGATGACGGGCAGCACGCACGGCATGAAATTGAGGATCAGGCCGGCCAGGAAGGCCAGGCCGGCTGCCTTGGACAGGGTATGGACCTCAAGCCCCGGGGCGAAATAGCGCGGGCTGAAGGACACGGCAGGCTTCGGCGTCTCGGCGTCAGCAGGTGTTTCGACGGCAGTCTCGGGCAGCGACTCGGCGGCTCCGGGCGTGGATAGCAGGTACAGGGGCCACCACTGCTGGTCTTCGGCCCGGGGCAGTCCGGCCGGGTCCGTGACCGCGAGTTCCAGGTCCTCGCGCAGGGGTTGGCAGGTGGTGGCCGAGCAGAGCAGGGCGTTCAGGCGGACCGTCAATTTGGCCGGAGCCTTGGCCATGGGCAGGA
Coding sequences within it:
- a CDS encoding protein-disulfide reductase DsbD family protein, with protein sequence MTLRAAFILICLAVLNIAAPAGAAGPYEVSLQAFRTDAPATPVLGVVTLTPAPEWHAYGNVQGPSGFPTTVTGQADGADLDALYPPAEPGPDPIDPSLTVELYNGPTPFFLPMAKAPAKLTVRLNALLCSATTCQPLREDLELAVTDPAGLPRAEDQQWWPLYLLSTPGAAESLPETAVETPADAETPKPAVSFSPRYFAPGLEVHTLSKAAGLAFLAGLILNFMPCVLPVITLKLRSFIPAASGMPMQQRQAFRAHNLFFALGMMLYFLILAGIIAATGIAWGQIFQQPSAIITLTAVVFALSLSLFGVYDLPLIDLKGKSAGVKHHPRLESFTTGILATVLATPCSGPFLGGVLAWALIQPPKIIALVLSCIGLGMASPYLAMALMPGLYRFLPRPGAWTAHLERLLGFLLAGTCVYLFGLLPTSAYLDVLILLWAIAVAAWVWGKLTDLNQSMLRRWSIRSSCVALVTAVVFLLFRPTVHQDPWQNFEMPRFQSLLGQENLILDFTADWCPNCKFLEKTVLKPENSARIARDFKATLLRVDLTRHDPELMALLESMGSKSIPILAIFPKERPESPLVLRDLFTSGQLDEALEAELRP